In a single window of the Litorilituus sediminis genome:
- the asd gene encoding archaetidylserine decarboxylase (Phosphatidylserine decarboxylase is synthesized as a single chain precursor. Generation of the pyruvoyl active site from a Ser is coupled to cleavage of a Gly-Ser bond between the larger (beta) and smaller (alpha chains). It is an integral membrane protein.) produces MPKHAISRLVGKLAAAKLGWFTTKIINAFIKAYGINMKEAKLKNASDFATFNDFFTRELEDGARTIDNDETNLCYPVDGAISQQGDIVDEQLIQAKGFNYSLTSLLGGDKKTAEPFVGGKFSCIYLAPKDYHRIHMPIAATLREMIYVPGDLFSVNPLTARNVPDLFARNERVVAIFDTAKGPMAMVLVGATIVASIETTWAGTITPPAGKDVFRWHYPASGVEAITFEKGDEMGRFKLGSTVVTTFAPNMVAEFAKGAGPGTVTRLGELYAKLAN; encoded by the coding sequence ATGCCTAAGCATGCTATTTCACGCTTAGTTGGCAAGCTTGCTGCGGCAAAATTAGGTTGGTTTACCACCAAAATCATTAATGCTTTCATTAAGGCTTACGGCATTAATATGAAAGAGGCCAAGCTAAAGAATGCCAGCGACTTTGCCACCTTTAATGACTTTTTTACTCGTGAATTAGAAGATGGCGCTCGAACAATAGATAACGATGAGACAAACCTTTGTTACCCTGTTGATGGTGCCATTAGTCAACAAGGTGATATTGTCGATGAACAATTAATCCAAGCAAAAGGCTTCAACTATAGTCTTACCTCACTGCTTGGCGGTGATAAAAAAACAGCCGAACCTTTTGTCGGTGGAAAATTCTCATGTATTTACCTAGCACCAAAAGATTACCATAGAATTCATATGCCAATTGCGGCAACACTGCGAGAAATGATTTATGTGCCGGGTGATCTTTTTTCGGTAAACCCTCTTACCGCACGCAATGTACCCGACCTTTTTGCTCGCAATGAACGTGTCGTTGCTATTTTTGATACCGCAAAAGGCCCTATGGCAATGGTGCTCGTTGGTGCAACTATCGTTGCTAGCATAGAGACAACATGGGCCGGTACGATCACACCTCCAGCAGGTAAAGATGTATTTAGATGGCACTATCCAGCCTCAGGTGTTGAAGCCATCACCTTTGAAAAAGGCGATGAAATGGGCCGATTTAAATTAGGCTCAACGGTTGTGACAACTTTTGCACCAAACATGGTAGCAGAATTCGCAAAAGGCGCAGGCCCAGGTACAGTAACTCGACTAGGTGAATTATACGCTAAGTTAGCAAACTAA
- a CDS encoding response regulator transcription factor, giving the protein MSDKRILLIDDDHDLADLLSAYLSANHFTVDCCFDGQSGLKKAFSHEYDLILLDVMMPKLNGFEVLKALGSQFKTPVLMLTAKGDNNDRVLGLELGADDYLAKPFHHQELLARINAILRRIAITKEHQGEQTQEQLLQANGIVLNHATRQVTCQENLLELTSTEYHVLTLLMQQQGNIVSKEVLSEQVLGRKLAMFDRSIDVHVSNIRRKILPFSQEEKIKTVRGAGYIFLPGESQ; this is encoded by the coding sequence ATGAGCGATAAACGTATTTTACTGATTGATGATGACCACGACTTAGCCGATTTGTTAAGTGCTTATTTATCTGCAAATCACTTCACGGTCGATTGCTGTTTTGACGGCCAGTCGGGGCTTAAAAAAGCCTTTTCCCATGAATACGATCTTATCTTACTTGATGTTATGATGCCCAAGCTAAACGGCTTTGAGGTACTTAAAGCACTTGGTAGTCAGTTTAAGACTCCGGTATTGATGCTAACAGCAAAAGGGGATAATAATGATCGTGTTTTAGGGCTAGAATTAGGTGCTGACGATTACTTAGCCAAACCATTTCACCATCAAGAACTGCTAGCTCGCATCAATGCCATTCTAAGACGTATTGCCATCACCAAAGAACACCAAGGCGAGCAAACGCAAGAGCAACTTTTACAAGCAAACGGCATAGTCCTAAACCATGCAACTAGGCAGGTAACTTGCCAAGAAAACTTACTAGAACTAACCAGTACAGAATATCACGTGCTCACACTACTTATGCAACAACAAGGCAATATTGTCAGTAAAGAAGTGCTTTCTGAACAAGTGTTAGGACGAAAGTTAGCCATGTTTGATCGCAGTATTGATGTACATGTAAGCAACATTAGACGAAAAATTTTACCTTTTAGCCAAGAAGAAAAAATCAAAACCGTCAGAGGCGCTGGCTATATTTTCCTCCCTGGAGAAAGCCAGTGA
- a CDS encoding BlaI/MecI/CopY family transcriptional regulator has translation MARDNSAVKPTEAELTLLNVLWQIGPATVRQIHEAVSINQKTGYTTVLKILQIMHEKALVIRDESNRAHVYAAANSEVHTQSSLIKDLISKAFGGSTSKLVMRAIDDSTSAKEIDDIRQLLNSLEK, from the coding sequence ATGGCGCGTGATAATTCTGCTGTTAAGCCGACAGAGGCTGAATTAACATTACTCAATGTGCTTTGGCAAATTGGTCCTGCAACCGTTAGACAAATACACGAAGCTGTTAGTATTAACCAGAAAACTGGCTACACCACAGTATTAAAAATTCTACAAATTATGCATGAGAAGGCCTTGGTTATTCGTGACGAAAGCAACCGTGCTCATGTATATGCAGCAGCTAATAGCGAAGTACACACACAAAGCTCTTTAATTAAAGATTTGATTAGCAAGGCGTTTGGTGGTTCAACATCAAAATTAGTTATGCGCGCCATTGATGACTCAACGAGTGCCAAAGAAATTGACGATATTCGCCAGTTACTTAATTCACTAGAAAAATAA
- the rsgA gene encoding small ribosomal subunit biogenesis GTPase RsgA has translation MAKAKKLTKGQLRRIKANQDKKLRNQGQKSSKHKSEKIQWLDNELGEPQTGVIISRFGQHADVEAEDASIHRCNLRRSIDSLVCGDKVLWREGKKTQHSVTGIIEAVHERDSMLSRPDVYDGLKPIAANISQILIVSSVLPAFNSDIIDRYLVAAEQTGITPVIVLNKTDLLTELDESEQQEIEAQLQIYRDIGYQVLYASSKASEGISELKSQLSAHTSIFVGQSGVGKSTLVNALMPNLGLLTQEVSENSGLGQHTTTVARLYHFDDGGDLIDSPGIREFGLWHLTPEQVYQGFIEFEPFLGLCKFRDCKHQTDPGCALVEASNNNKITAKRLTSFQRILASLGENKLTSRFND, from the coding sequence AAATACAGTGGTTGGATAATGAGTTAGGTGAACCGCAAACCGGTGTCATCATCAGTCGCTTTGGTCAACATGCCGATGTAGAAGCAGAAGATGCCAGCATTCATCGCTGCAATTTAAGACGCTCCATTGACTCATTAGTTTGTGGTGACAAGGTATTATGGCGTGAAGGTAAAAAAACTCAGCATAGTGTCACGGGTATCATTGAAGCTGTTCACGAGCGTGATTCTATGTTGTCACGTCCCGACGTTTATGATGGCCTTAAACCCATTGCCGCCAATATCAGCCAAATATTAATCGTCTCTTCGGTATTACCGGCCTTTAATAGCGACATTATTGACCGCTATCTAGTCGCAGCAGAGCAAACAGGTATCACGCCAGTTATTGTATTAAATAAGACTGATTTACTAACCGAGCTTGATGAAAGCGAACAGCAAGAAATAGAAGCGCAATTACAAATTTATCGTGATATTGGCTATCAAGTACTCTATGCAAGTAGTAAAGCCAGTGAGGGTATAAGCGAGTTAAAGTCGCAGCTGTCAGCGCATACCAGTATTTTCGTTGGTCAATCAGGCGTCGGCAAATCAACTTTAGTAAATGCTCTTATGCCAAATCTAGGTTTATTGACCCAAGAGGTATCTGAAAACTCAGGCCTAGGTCAACACACCACAACCGTAGCGCGTTTATATCACTTTGATGACGGTGGCGATCTAATCGATTCTCCCGGCATTCGCGAATTTGGTTTATGGCATTTAACCCCAGAGCAAGTCTACCAAGGCTTTATCGAGTTTGAACCCTTTTTAGGGCTATGTAAATTCAGAGACTGCAAACACCAAACAGATCCTGGCTGTGCGCTTGTCGAAGCAAGTAACAATAACAAGATTACCGCCAAAAGATTAACGAGCTTTCAAAGAATTCTCGCAAGTTTAGGCGAAAATAAACTTACATCACGTTTTAACGATTAA
- a CDS encoding M56 family metallopeptidase, with amino-acid sequence MLEQLFTNPYLYSLALTLLHFLWQGSLVALALKSLLVVIDKSKSQLRYALASLAMLANLVIASITFFVVFPSEKISTAAANSHLPLTTLVNELRQDSTLLNYQELLPSILAYSLPYIALLWLASVFILASKLVIEVHSVNRLPKNAKVLPSDDLLARFNELAKQINLTKAPKLLISLHVDVPMAIGWLKPVVLLPASMVTGLNSAQLEMLMLHELAHIRRHDYLVNFIQSIIELLFFFHPAVSWVAKQMRNEREYCSDDIAVKHCGDPIAYAHTLTDTASLCANRHQHTIPSMAMAASGGDLKQRVLRLVDHHCAPKNDTSKFLASITIVLTLFIIASQQLMQLPLSTQWENSLDWSSNNANFQHNTNQPVQSQQQHSADLANDSIALQLLSKPSEANKELESSNEQVTTKQASNKLTDSMEAEKLSSSVVSANKAPAVVPAKLELAPETSVPAKEITTSTLVNTNTQQQELAAKHNIITEDAVAVEQNKPAFIKQKASSTEKLIATSQAEIEPVLSAQNNDIEVSLNNKSTGFSNPYQAQLDELSRENTTYIASNLNNVVKDIYAPVKRNTVAAPVRLEAKPIKMEDPIYPSLAKRKGIEIEVKVNFTIDANGRVKNIQFASQNRVNYFKNAIRSAMRKWRFLPATVDSKAVESQMSKIFSFSLHG; translated from the coding sequence ATGCTTGAGCAATTATTCACTAACCCCTACTTATATAGCTTAGCGCTAACGCTATTGCACTTTTTGTGGCAAGGCTCATTAGTGGCGCTCGCTCTTAAGTCGCTTTTAGTGGTAATTGATAAAAGCAAATCTCAACTAAGATATGCACTGGCTTCATTGGCTATGCTAGCTAACTTAGTTATCGCTAGCATTACCTTTTTTGTTGTTTTTCCAAGCGAAAAAATTTCTACTGCTGCGGCAAATAGTCATTTACCCTTAACCACCTTAGTAAATGAGCTACGCCAAGATAGTACCTTATTAAACTATCAAGAGTTACTACCTTCCATTTTAGCTTACTCGCTACCTTATATTGCCCTGCTATGGTTAGCTTCGGTATTCATTTTGGCAAGTAAATTAGTTATCGAAGTACACAGTGTTAATCGTTTACCAAAAAATGCCAAAGTGCTGCCTAGCGATGACCTGTTAGCGCGTTTTAACGAACTAGCAAAGCAAATTAATTTAACAAAAGCGCCTAAACTACTTATTTCATTGCATGTTGACGTACCTATGGCAATAGGTTGGTTAAAGCCTGTAGTGTTATTGCCAGCAAGTATGGTGACAGGCTTAAATTCAGCGCAGCTTGAAATGTTAATGCTGCACGAACTCGCACATATACGTAGACATGATTATTTAGTTAACTTTATTCAATCGATTATTGAGTTATTGTTTTTCTTTCATCCCGCAGTGAGTTGGGTTGCAAAACAAATGCGTAATGAACGTGAGTACTGTAGTGACGACATTGCCGTAAAACACTGTGGTGACCCCATTGCTTATGCTCACACATTAACAGATACCGCATCACTTTGCGCCAATAGACATCAACATACGATACCAAGCATGGCAATGGCTGCATCTGGCGGTGATCTTAAGCAACGTGTACTGCGTTTAGTCGATCACCACTGCGCCCCTAAAAACGATACAAGTAAATTTTTAGCGAGCATTACCATTGTCTTAACTCTGTTTATTATTGCCAGCCAGCAATTAATGCAACTCCCGCTGTCTACGCAGTGGGAAAACAGTCTTGATTGGTCATCAAACAATGCTAATTTCCAACACAATACAAATCAGCCAGTTCAATCACAGCAGCAACATAGCGCTGATTTAGCCAATGATTCAATTGCTCTGCAACTACTTAGCAAGCCAAGCGAAGCAAACAAAGAGTTAGAATCAAGCAATGAACAAGTTACCACAAAGCAAGCTAGCAATAAGTTAACTGACTCGATGGAAGCTGAAAAACTATCTTCATCTGTTGTTTCAGCGAACAAAGCGCCAGCTGTTGTACCTGCAAAGCTTGAACTGGCACCTGAAACATCAGTACCAGCTAAAGAGATTACCACCTCAACGCTAGTTAACACTAATACTCAGCAGCAAGAGCTAGCAGCTAAGCACAATATAATCACTGAAGATGCTGTCGCGGTTGAGCAAAATAAACCTGCCTTTATCAAGCAAAAAGCAAGTTCAACCGAGAAGTTAATTGCCACTAGCCAAGCTGAAATCGAACCTGTATTAAGCGCACAAAACAATGACATTGAAGTCAGTTTAAATAACAAATCAACCGGGTTTAGCAACCCATATCAAGCGCAATTAGATGAGTTAAGTCGTGAAAATACCACCTATATTGCCTCAAATTTAAACAATGTTGTTAAAGATATATACGCCCCCGTTAAAAGAAATACGGTCGCAGCCCCTGTAAGACTAGAAGCCAAACCAATCAAAATGGAAGACCCTATTTATCCTAGCTTAGCGAAAAGAAAGGGAATAGAAATAGAAGTTAAAGTTAACTTTACTATTGATGCCAATGGTAGAGTTAAAAATATTCAGTTTGCTTCACAAAACCGCGTAAACTACTTTAAAAATGCCATTCGCTCAGCTATGCGTAAATGGCGCTTTCTACCTGCAACTGTTGATAGCAAAGCGGTAGAAAGCCAAATGTCAAAAATATTCTCTTTTAGCTTACACGGCTAA
- a CDS encoding Spy/CpxP family protein refolding chaperone, with the protein MNNLNVVKPVMIATSFCLALVFSASSMADGDFRGGNDRHIASYESEFFKGKSVFKKMARHLQLTDTQKQEMKAIRLAAKEQNKALRDSLKQFRSEMKTLSQADVFDEHAYTALYNAYQPSLAQAALTKAKTRHAIYQVLTAEQKQQWQSFMEKRKQKRAKKSS; encoded by the coding sequence ATGAATAATCTCAATGTAGTAAAACCAGTAATGATTGCAACAAGCTTCTGTTTAGCTCTAGTGTTTTCAGCTAGTTCAATGGCTGACGGAGACTTTCGAGGGGGCAACGACAGGCATATTGCCAGTTATGAAAGCGAGTTTTTTAAAGGTAAAAGTGTATTTAAGAAAATGGCTAGACATCTACAGTTAACTGATACGCAAAAGCAAGAAATGAAAGCGATCAGACTCGCTGCCAAAGAGCAAAATAAGGCTTTACGTGACTCATTAAAACAATTTCGTAGTGAAATGAAAACACTATCTCAAGCAGATGTGTTTGATGAGCATGCCTATACTGCGCTGTATAACGCCTATCAACCTAGTCTAGCGCAAGCTGCATTAACCAAGGCTAAAACCAGACACGCCATTTATCAGGTGTTAACCGCTGAGCAAAAACAGCAATGGCAATCATTTATGGAAAAAAGAAAGCAAAAGCGTGCTAAAAAAAGTAGTTAA